Proteins encoded in a region of the Paenibacillus sp. E222 genome:
- a CDS encoding S-layer homology domain-containing protein has protein sequence MKKNILAALTAGALLTLSLSAGPIHAAQAEFTDIQGIAGADKIESLHQDGLIKGVSDSLFKPEQELNTAQGIQLIADGLNLNLDTIRFVKQPLPSDYFSNVKDGVWYSDAFVRAQFNGIKMSNDIDPSKALTREQYTLFLMQGIEAKGGLPMINIKPVNITDEKELTPEFQGAVQRSLVLKINTLDAEGNFNPKDTITRAEAAVMMYNAIEYLEDFNAPKIPETPEK, from the coding sequence ATGAAAAAAAATATATTGGCTGCATTAACAGCCGGAGCTTTACTTACCCTTTCTCTGAGCGCTGGTCCAATTCACGCCGCTCAAGCGGAATTCACTGATATTCAAGGTATTGCAGGGGCAGACAAGATTGAATCCCTGCATCAGGATGGCTTAATCAAAGGCGTGAGTGATAGCTTGTTCAAACCGGAACAGGAACTAAACACGGCTCAGGGTATTCAGCTCATTGCAGATGGTCTGAATCTGAATTTGGACACGATTCGTTTTGTCAAACAACCCCTGCCAAGTGACTACTTCTCCAACGTAAAAGATGGCGTATGGTACAGCGATGCTTTTGTCCGTGCCCAGTTCAATGGTATTAAGATGTCCAACGATATCGATCCTTCCAAGGCGCTGACCCGTGAACAGTACACCCTTTTCTTGATGCAGGGCATTGAAGCCAAAGGTGGCCTGCCGATGATTAACATCAAACCTGTAAATATCACGGATGAAAAAGAGCTTACGCCAGAATTTCAAGGCGCTGTTCAACGCTCCCTTGTCTTGAAGATTAACACGCTCGATGCCGAGGGCAACTTCAATCCGAAGGATACGATTACCCGCGCTGAAGCTGCGGTTATGATGTATAACGCAATTGAGTATTTGGAAGATTTCAATGCACCGAAAATCCCGGAAACACCAGAGAAATAA
- a CDS encoding nitroreductase family protein, translating to MSSIENNETLRVINERHAVKKYESGFVMPEADLNAILTAASEAPSSWNLQHWKFLVIESEADKAKLLPIAYGQSQITDSSVTIAVLGDLEANRNAVIYDQAVEAGAIPAEVRDALVGQINGAYQNPQIARDEAIRNASFASQNIMLAARSLGYDTCPMGGYNPQQLIETFNIPARYLPTLLITVGKAAVPARPAGRFPLSEVVVKGSF from the coding sequence ATGTCCAGCATTGAAAACAATGAAACACTTCGCGTGATTAACGAACGTCACGCTGTCAAAAAGTACGAAAGTGGTTTTGTTATGCCTGAAGCAGATCTGAACGCTATCCTGACAGCCGCTTCCGAAGCACCGTCTTCATGGAACCTGCAGCACTGGAAATTCCTCGTGATTGAATCCGAAGCAGACAAAGCCAAGTTGCTGCCAATCGCTTACGGCCAAAGTCAAATCACAGACAGCTCCGTTACGATTGCTGTACTCGGAGATCTGGAAGCAAACCGCAACGCCGTGATTTATGATCAGGCTGTTGAAGCAGGTGCGATCCCGGCTGAAGTTCGTGACGCATTGGTTGGACAGATCAATGGTGCTTACCAAAATCCGCAAATCGCCCGTGATGAAGCAATCCGCAATGCATCTTTTGCTTCACAGAACATTATGCTTGCTGCACGTTCCCTGGGATATGATACTTGCCCAATGGGTGGTTACAACCCGCAACAATTGATCGAAACATTCAACATCCCTGCGCGTTATTTGCCAACGTTGTTGATCACTGTAGGTAAAGCTGCAGTTCCAGCTCGTCCGGCAGGTCGTTTCCCGCTGTCTGAAGTTGTTGTTAAAGGTTCTTTCTAA
- a CDS encoding Rrf2 family transcriptional regulator, which translates to MNSEFTIAVHCLVFLSMKDECMANSEDLSQSVGTHPARVRKVLSVLRKHGYLTTKEGAHGGYLLSRPSEEIKLGELYRLVAGGSLGPSWCSGESGSTCVVSSNMQDVMGSIYDGGEEALSAYFDRISIEDVKHRIGNGEECSLAMEPLSMKERS; encoded by the coding sequence ATGAACAGTGAATTTACCATTGCTGTGCACTGTCTGGTCTTTCTGTCCATGAAGGATGAGTGTATGGCCAATAGTGAAGACTTGTCTCAAAGTGTGGGTACGCATCCAGCCAGAGTACGCAAGGTGCTTAGTGTGCTGCGGAAGCATGGATATCTGACCACTAAGGAAGGTGCCCATGGTGGATATCTGCTCAGCCGTCCGAGTGAAGAAATCAAGCTTGGGGAACTGTACAGACTGGTAGCAGGTGGATCGCTTGGTCCCAGCTGGTGTTCGGGAGAATCCGGTTCAACGTGCGTTGTTTCTTCCAATATGCAGGATGTGATGGGAAGTATCTACGATGGAGGCGAAGAAGCATTAAGCGCTTATTTTGACCGTATATCCATTGAGGATGTGAAGCATCGTATCGGTAATGGGGAAGAATGTTCCTTGGCTATGGAACCCTTGTCCATGAAGGAAAGATCCTGA
- a CDS encoding MBL fold metallo-hydrolase has translation MRITREHAVVQVSFLPRLFPVNVYLVEEDDGFTLIDAGMPFSLKGILTTAQSLGKPITRIILTHAHGDHVGALDGLKDALPKAEVCISRRDAPLLAGDASLLPDEPQTPVRGSVPKAIRTRPDRLLDDGDRIGSLVAIATPGHTPGHMAFMDTRSRVLIAGDAYQLHGGLAVSGHLRPLFPFPALATWNRELALASAKRLAELEPSVLAVGHGRMLHQPAAAMRAATADAEQRLRPAGGHL, from the coding sequence ATGCGAATTACACGTGAGCATGCTGTTGTCCAAGTTTCATTCCTCCCACGCCTCTTCCCTGTGAACGTATATCTTGTTGAAGAAGATGATGGGTTTACTCTTATTGATGCCGGAATGCCATTCAGTCTGAAGGGGATTCTGACTACAGCACAATCGCTAGGCAAACCGATTACCAGAATCATTCTGACTCATGCCCATGGCGATCATGTTGGAGCACTGGATGGTCTTAAGGATGCGCTGCCTAAAGCCGAGGTCTGCATCTCCAGAAGAGATGCCCCGCTGCTGGCCGGAGACGCTTCCCTGCTTCCCGACGAGCCGCAGACCCCGGTACGCGGCAGTGTCCCCAAAGCGATCCGCACCCGCCCGGACCGCTTGCTCGATGATGGCGACCGAATCGGATCCCTGGTCGCCATTGCCACCCCAGGCCATACGCCGGGCCATATGGCCTTCATGGATACGCGCAGCCGCGTGCTCATCGCTGGCGACGCGTATCAGCTGCACGGCGGCCTCGCCGTATCCGGCCACCTGCGCCCGCTCTTTCCGTTCCCCGCGCTGGCGACGTGGAACCGTGAACTTGCTCTTGCCAGCGCCAAGCGCCTGGCTGAGCTGGAACCGTCCGTGCTCGCAGTAGGGCACGGACGAATGCTGCATCAGCCCGCCGCGGCCATGCGCGCAGCTACGGCAGACGCAGAGCAGCGGCTGCGCCCTGCCGGGGGGCATCTGTGA
- a CDS encoding TetR-like C-terminal domain-containing protein has translation MSAQQLRRALTEASVGRSGDEAIQEVAAAYIGFVRKHPGLYEAFFHAPDRQEPQLVMESAAALDLLLRLLQPYSLSEAEALHAVRGLRSLCHGFASIGEKGGFGMNFDPDESLQLTVTAFLDGLRHLHKA, from the coding sequence ATGTCCGCACAGCAGCTCAGACGTGCATTAACCGAGGCTTCCGTCGGCCGTTCGGGCGACGAAGCCATTCAGGAGGTCGCTGCTGCATATATCGGCTTCGTCCGCAAGCATCCAGGGCTATACGAAGCTTTCTTCCATGCCCCGGATCGTCAGGAGCCGCAGCTCGTTATGGAGAGTGCAGCTGCCCTGGATCTGCTGCTCCGCCTGCTGCAGCCCTATTCGCTAAGTGAGGCGGAAGCGCTCCATGCCGTTCGCGGTTTACGCAGTCTTTGCCACGGCTTCGCCTCCATCGGTGAAAAAGGAGGCTTCGGCATGAACTTTGACCCGGATGAGAGCCTGCAGCTGACTGTGACTGCTTTCCTGGATGGGTTGCGACACCTTCATAAAGCCTGA
- a CDS encoding CcdC family protein, with product MAQISPFYLQIGATVGMLVMALLAIFIRMKASHRPVTIRKILIPPLGMSTGFLMFVVPQTHVPLLWALIALLVGWFIFSYPLIRSTRFERVNDEIFATRSRSFAFILLGLLAIRLILHEVIQRYVSIPQTGGLFFLLAFGMIVRWRVYMYKHYKEVVAAES from the coding sequence GTGGCTCAAATCAGTCCGTTTTACCTTCAGATCGGTGCAACTGTGGGTATGCTCGTCATGGCCCTGCTTGCCATTTTTATTCGAATGAAAGCTAGCCATCGTCCGGTAACCATTCGCAAAATACTTATTCCCCCGCTGGGAATGAGCACGGGTTTTCTCATGTTTGTTGTACCCCAGACACATGTCCCGCTTCTATGGGCACTCATTGCGCTGTTGGTGGGCTGGTTTATATTCTCGTATCCCCTCATTCGCAGTACTCGCTTTGAACGAGTTAACGATGAAATTTTTGCCACACGTTCACGAAGCTTCGCGTTCATTCTGCTTGGATTGCTGGCTATACGTCTAATCCTGCATGAAGTCATTCAGCGTTATGTGAGCATTCCTCAAACGGGTGGCTTGTTCTTCCTTCTGGCCTTCGGTATGATCGTACGCTGGCGGGTATACATGTACAAGCACTATAAGGAAGTTGTTGCTGCGGAATCCTAG
- a CDS encoding NADP-dependent oxidoreductase: MSENKQIVLASRPEGAPSREDFKFIDAPLPEPEAGQVLVRTLYLSVDPYMRGRMKDTKSYAPPYALNEVIKGGTIGQVVESSEPNLRKGDLVSGMWGWQQYAAVNTGDISLIDTEEAPITAYLGALGMTGLTAYFGMEDIGKPKDGETVVVSGAAGAVGMIAGQIAKIVGARVVGIAGSDEKCAYLKEQLGFDVVLNYKHEEDMSAAIERACPAGVDVYFDNVGGEISDAVLRHINRNARIPLCGQISSYNLEKPDIGLRPQTLLLTNTALMKGFLVGDYAKSFKEGRAKLAKWIKEGHIQFEENIVEGFDQTPEAFMGLFSGDNLGKQLVKVADPE, from the coding sequence GTGTCTGAAAATAAACAGATCGTACTTGCGTCTCGTCCCGAAGGTGCCCCATCCAGAGAAGACTTTAAATTCATTGATGCACCGCTTCCTGAACCGGAAGCAGGACAAGTCCTGGTACGTACGCTATATTTGTCTGTAGACCCATACATGCGGGGCCGCATGAAAGATACAAAATCCTATGCTCCCCCCTATGCGTTGAATGAAGTGATCAAGGGCGGAACGATTGGGCAGGTGGTGGAGTCTTCGGAACCCAATCTGCGCAAAGGGGATTTAGTATCCGGCATGTGGGGCTGGCAGCAGTATGCAGCCGTAAATACGGGAGACATTTCCCTGATCGATACAGAAGAGGCTCCGATTACGGCTTACCTGGGTGCACTTGGCATGACTGGTTTGACCGCTTATTTTGGCATGGAAGATATCGGTAAGCCGAAGGACGGCGAAACGGTGGTCGTATCGGGAGCAGCCGGAGCGGTGGGCATGATTGCGGGCCAGATCGCCAAGATTGTAGGTGCGCGTGTAGTCGGGATTGCAGGTTCTGACGAAAAATGTGCTTATCTGAAAGAACAACTGGGATTCGACGTGGTGTTGAACTATAAGCACGAAGAGGATATGTCTGCTGCCATTGAACGGGCTTGCCCGGCTGGCGTAGACGTTTATTTCGACAATGTTGGCGGTGAAATCTCCGATGCGGTACTGCGTCATATTAATCGGAATGCACGTATACCGCTCTGTGGACAGATTTCGTCATATAATCTGGAGAAGCCGGACATCGGCTTGCGCCCGCAGACGTTACTGTTAACCAATACAGCGTTGATGAAAGGCTTCCTGGTGGGTGACTATGCCAAATCCTTTAAGGAAGGCCGGGCCAAATTGGCAAAATGGATCAAGGAAGGTCATATTCAGTTTGAAGAAAACATTGTGGAAGGTTTTGACCAGACGCCGGAAGCATTTATGGGCCTCTTCTCTGGAGATAACCTGGGCAAACAGCTAGTAAAGGTTGCGGACCCTGAATAG
- the map gene encoding type I methionyl aminopeptidase, producing MITLKTKEQIELMKKAGEILAACHREIAGMIRPGITTQEIDQFAEAFMKKNGATPEQKGYNGYQYATCASVNDVICHGFPGKYVLQDGDIVTIDMVVNLNGWLADSAWSYAVGQVTPEAQHLLDVTKTSLYKGIEMAVIGNRIGDISNAIQTYAEGEGLSVVREFIGHGIGEKMHEEPQVPHYGPPHRGPRLKEGMVITIEPMLNIGTYRSKLDSDGWTARTQDGSLSAQYEHTIAITADGPVILTAQ from the coding sequence ATGATTACGTTGAAGACCAAAGAACAAATCGAACTTATGAAGAAGGCCGGAGAAATTCTTGCCGCATGCCATAGAGAAATCGCAGGAATGATCCGTCCAGGGATCACGACACAGGAAATTGATCAGTTTGCAGAAGCTTTTATGAAGAAAAATGGCGCTACACCGGAACAAAAGGGGTATAACGGGTACCAATATGCGACATGTGCGTCGGTTAATGATGTGATCTGTCATGGATTTCCGGGAAAATATGTACTCCAAGATGGAGATATCGTTACGATTGATATGGTCGTGAATCTGAATGGCTGGCTGGCCGATTCCGCATGGTCGTATGCGGTGGGTCAGGTGACTCCAGAGGCACAACACTTGTTGGACGTCACCAAAACATCGCTCTACAAAGGGATTGAAATGGCTGTGATCGGCAACCGGATCGGTGATATCTCCAATGCGATTCAGACGTATGCGGAAGGTGAAGGCCTATCAGTTGTCCGTGAATTTATCGGTCATGGAATCGGCGAGAAGATGCATGAGGAACCACAAGTGCCTCACTACGGCCCACCACACCGTGGTCCACGTCTCAAGGAAGGTATGGTTATTACGATTGAGCCGATGCTGAACATTGGTACGTATCGCAGCAAGCTGGACTCGGATGGTTGGACAGCACGTACTCAGGATGGAAGTCTGTCTGCCCAATATGAGCATACGATTGCCATTACAGCAGATGGTCCTGTCATTCTGACTGCGCAATAA